Within the Dechloromonas denitrificans genome, the region CGGCATCTGTTCCAGCGACTCCGGACGCGGCGCAACCGGGACCGTGGCGGAATCGTCAACGAGCAGATCGACGACCTGAAGGCCGGGCGTCGCTTGCGCCGGATCCCAATGTTGAATTTCAACGTTGAAGTTCTGATTCAGGTTGCGCGCCACAGTTTCGAATTCATCCTGCATACCGGCCATGCGATAGACATCCATCAGCCTGATCCATGGCTGCAGCGCCTCCTGCGGGTTGTTGTCGATATATTCCTGCAAGGCCTGCGCCGCCCCTTTGACCCGACCAAAGGAGAGCATGATGTCGGCCAGTTCCATCACGGGATTGGCTTCAAAATGCTCGTCAACCGGGGCAACATCGATCGCCGCCGCTGAATCGGTGGCATCCACCGGGGTATCGGATAGAGCCGCCGGGTGCCCAAGGAGGCTAGGCTCGCCGCCATCGAGTTCGACATCGACCTGGATCGGCGAACTGCCGGTCGGCATATCGAAATGCAGATCTACGCCACCCAGCCCAGCGGATTCTTTGTCCAGCTCAGCCGTCGAGGTAATTTTCGGGGCGAGCGGCACACGCTTTTCATCAGCCAGTCGCTGCCGACGTTCGCGATAATTTTTCCAGCCGAGCCAGCCACCAATGCCCAAAAGCGCACCGAGCAAGACACCGTAGAGGCTCCACTCGGAAAGACCAGCGGAAGTCTCCGCCCTCCCCGCAACCGAGGGTTTGGCTGGACGAGCCGAAGTATCGGTCGGCACAGGTCGCACCGGCGTCTGGTCGGCAACGACCGGCGACTCGTTTGAAGCACCACCTTTTTCGATGCGCTGGGCAAACTCTCCCGCGCGTTGCTGCAATTCGCCGAGAGTATCTTCCATGTTGCGCAGCTTTTCCGCTGTCGCCAACTGCGATGTCGCCTGCTCGTTGAGCGCCATCAGCATCCGGAATTCCAGGCGAAGAATGTCGCGTCGCGCCTCTGCCGCCTCGCCACCAGGCGTGGCAAAGATATCGGTGGCCAGACGCAATGAAGGTTCGCCAACCTCGTTGCCGCTCGACAACATCACGCGATCCGGCAAGCCACGCGGTGCCGAACGCCGCTCGGCCCGCCGTGGCGCCAGACGCGGAGGCGACTCCAGCACGTCCGGCTGTGCGGGACGCGGCGCCTTGGTTTGCGGCGTGATTCGCGGAGTACGGGATGGCACATCGTCAGGCAAGGAACGTTGAATGGCCGGCGGCGCCGCAACATTCTTTTCTGGCGAGGCCAGAAGCATGTATTCCCGGGAAACTTCGTGGCCACAACTCAACTGTACCGCCAGCTGCAAAATCGGCTCGCGCAGGATGACGTCGGAACGAATCTCAAGAACCGGCGGGTTTCCCTTGCGCAGACTGAAAGTGGCTTTTTTCAGCCAGGGCAGATCGTTACCGCCTTCCGGCTGCACCAAGCGGAAGCAATTCGCATCGAGGCCCTGTTTGCCGGCACCGAGAATCGTGATTTCCAACCGCAGTTGCTCACCAAGATTCGGTTGCCCGCGCAATTCGCCCAAACCAACCGCGGAAGCGCTACCCGACAGAACCCAAAAGGTCAGCGGCAAACAATAGCGAAAAGCCAGAGAATTCAAGGACACATGCCTCAGCAAAGACAAATCGCTTGAATTGTAACGGCTATTTGTCTGCCAGATAGCGGGAATCATCGAAGGTGATCACCCAGTTGGGGCGATAAACGACAAATAAGGTCATCACCATGCCGGACAACCAGGCTTCCGAAAAAGCCAACAGGAAGAAATAGGGGAAATATTCACTGATCAGATATTCCCACTCGTAAACACCGGCCACCGCGAGAAAGAGCGTGACAGAGAAGCCGACACCGATAATCGTCAGCGCCGAACCAAAAAAACCATTAACAAAAATGTAAACAAAGAAGTGTCGGGGCAGTAGCGGCGACAAGAAACGATAGAAACCCTGACTGAACGCCACGCCCAGCCCGCCCAGCAACAGGGCGTTGGCCGCAAAGGCCAGCGGTCCGCCGGCACCGTTCAGGGTAATACCGGCGGTTACCAGCGACAAACCGATAAAGGCCAGATGCGGCCCGCAACTCAGCGTAAAGACCGTCGCCCCCAGCAGATGAAAACCGAGGCCGGGCTTGACGCCGGCTTTCAGGCTCCAGACCAGGGTCAGCAAGACGATCATGCCGAGCCAGAGATTCAGTTGCTCGCTGTCCTTCAGCCGCCCCCACGGGGCACGCCAAACGCTGCGGGCGAAGAACAGCAGCCAGACGACCCAAGCCGCCCAGTACCATTCTTCGCCCAGCAAGGTATCCGGTAGATTCACCCGGCAAGTTTAGCCGACCGCTCCCACCAGTTGCGGTACGACTTCAAACAGATCGCCGACCAGGCCGTAATCGGCGACCTGGAAGATCGGCGCATCGGGATCCTTGTTGATGGCGACGATGACTTTCGATTCCTTCATGCCGGCCAAATGCTGGATGGCACCCGAGATGCCGACCGCGATGTAGAGCTGCGGTGCGACAATCTTGCCGGTCTGACCGACCTGGTAGTCGTTCGGCACGAAGCCGGCATCGACCGCCGCACGGCTGGCGCCGAGGGCGGCACCGAGCTTGTCGGCGAGCGGTTCGAGCAGGGCGTGGTAGTTCTCGCCACTGCCCAGACCGCGCCCGCCGGAAACGATGATCTTGGCGGCGCCGAGTTCGGGCCGTTCGGATTTGGTCAGTTCGCGGTGGGTAAGTTGGGTTTGGGCGGTGTCGGCCGCCGGGCTGATGGTCTCGACCGGGGCGCTGTGGCCGCTGGCTACGGCATCGAAGGCGGTGGTGCGGACGGTGATGACCTTGACCGGATCGGCGCTCTTGACCGTGGCCAGGGCGTTGCCGGCGTAGATCGGGCGGACGAAGGTGTCGGCGGCTTCGACGCCGGTGATTTCCGAGATCTGGGCGACGTCGAGCAAGGCGGCGACGCGCGGCAGCAGGTTCTTGCCGAAGGTGGTGGCCGGGGCGAGGATGTGGCTGTAGCCGGCGGCCTGGGCGATGATCAGAGCGGTCAGGTTTTCGGCGGTCTGGCTCTGGTAGTGGGCGGCGTCGGCGACTTTGACCTTGGCGACGCCGTGCAGGCCGGCGGCTTGCTGGGCGGCGCCGGCGCAGGCGCTGCCGGCGACCAGAACGTGCACTTCGCCACCGATCTTGACGGCGGCGGCGACGGTGTTGAGGGTGGCGGCTTTGAGGCTGAGCTGGTCGTGTTCGGCAATGACGAGAATGGTCATGGTGTGTTCTCCCTTAGATCACTTTCGCTTCATTGCGAAGCTTGTTGACGAGTTCGGCGACGTCGGCGACCTTGACGCCGGCACTGCGCTTGGCGGGTTCGGCGACTTTCAGCGTCGTCAGGCGCGGCGCGACATCGACGCCGAGGTCGGCCGGCTTGACGGTGTCGAGCGGCTTCTTTTTGGCTTTCATGATGTTGGGCAGCGTAGCGTAGCGCGGCTCGTTCAGGCGCAGGTCGGTGGAAACGACGGCTGGCAGGCTGATCGCCAGGGTTTCGAGGCCGCCGTCGATTTCCCGGGTGACCGTCGCTTGGCCGTCGGCGATGACGACCTTCGAGGCGAAGGTGGCTTGCGGCCAGTTTTGCAGCGCGGCGAGCATCTGGCCGGTCTGGTTGGCATCGTCGTCGATGGCTTGTTTGCCGCAGATGACGAGTTGCGGTTGTTCCTTGTCGCACAGGGCTTTCAACAGCTTGGCGACGGCCAGTGGCTGGAGCTCGACGTCGGTTTCGACGAGGATGCCGCGGTCGGCACCGATCGCCATCGCGGTGCGCAGGGTTTCCTGGCAGGCGGCGACGCCGCAGGAGACGGCGATGACTTCGCTGGCGATGCCGGCCTCCTTCAGCCGGACGGCTTCTTCAATGGCGATTTCGTCGAAGGGGTTCATGCTCATCTTGACGTTGGCCAGGTCAACACCCGAACCGTCGGCCTTCACCCGAATCTTGACGTTGTAGTCCACTACCCGTTTCACGGGGACGAGAATTTTCACTAGGCTCTCCTTTTTCCTCGATTAGTTCTGCTCAGCGCTGTTTGCCTGTTTGACAGACGCCCAGTCTATCCGCACAATGACCATACTGTGTCGTATGGAAACGCATACGGTAGCGTATGGAAAATAAAACTGTCAACTCCTCCTTGAAATCAACGCTCCCCCGTACGCGCGGTCGCGCCCAATCGCCACGCACCCAACTCGACCCTGATCGCTGGATAGAAGAGGCTATCGAGGTGCTGGCGCGCGACGGCATTGCCGGTCTGCGCGTCGAAGTTCTCGCCAAGCGTTGTGGCGTGACCAAGGGCAGCTTCTACTGGCACTTCAAGGATCGCCAGTCGCTGCTCGACGCCGTGCTTGAACACTGGAAGGCGGGGCGCATTTTCGATATCGAGAAGACCACGGCGGTCGCCCCGGGCAAGGAGCGCGACCAGTTGCATTACGCCATCGAGGTTTACGGTGCGAGTCGCAACCGCAAGGGCATGGCGATTGAACTGGCCGTCCGCGACTGGGCACGGCATGACGCGCAAGCTGCGGCGGTCGTCGAATCGGTCGATCTCTATCGGCTGGAATGCACGCGCAAGCTGTTTGTCGCCGCCGGAATGTCGGATGCCGAAGCGAAGAGCCGCAGCCTGCTGCTCTACGCCTGCGTATTCGGCCTGTCGCTGATGCATTACAGCCATTTCGACGACAACCTCGCCAATCTCAAACAGCGTATTGCCGAGCGCATCATTTCCGACTAACCGGAACAGCTTCCGGCTTTGCCGCTGGCCGCCAGTTGTTTTTCCCAGGCCTGCAAATCGACGGCCAGTTGCTCAACCGTCGCCCGTAGCGCACCGATGCCACCATGCGAATCTTGGCTGTTGGCGGCTTTCTCGATATCCAGGTTAACTTCGGCCAATTGATGGCGCGCCTGGTCGAGCCAATGCACATGCCCCCGTAGAACGCCCTTACTGCTGCCCGGACTGACGAAAACCTGGGTGAATTCGCTGATTTCGACGCGCAGGACGCACCGAGAGCGGGCCTGCCCGGTCGGCGACAAATCCAGCTGTTGCATCAGGTGCTGCTGAATCAGCTGAGCTGGCGGACCGGCCCAGCGGACTCGCGAATATTCGTGCAGACGCGAGGCATCGGCATAGACCAGCCGGTAATTGACGCCGAGCGAGTCCATCCAGAGCGGCGCGCGCACCTCGACGGCAAGCGGCATTTTTCTTTCGTCGGCGAGGCGTGACGCAGCCGGCGGCCCCAGATCGTAGATCGCCAAGCCTTTTTCCGTGCCACGCTTACCCGAGGTAAAACAGGCACTGAGCGAAACGAAAATCAGGATCAGGACTAGCCGGCTCATATCATTTCGCTCCACCAGTCTGGAACCCTGGCTCACCCGGCCCCGGCGGCAAAGCCGGCGCCCCGAAGACCAGGCCTTGCGGCGTGTCTTCGAGGATGCGCAGAACGCGGCTCAACTGGCGGGAAGTCATCGAAAAATCCGTGGCCATCTCGTTCAGGCGCGGCATCAATGCCGAAGCGCCAGTGGCCGATGGATCGCCTATCGCTACATCCAATTTATCGGTGGCGGCCTGCATCTTGCCGATCAGCAGCCGCGTTTCCGCCAGCAGGGGTCCAACCTCGCCGGCCGCCACCGAGATACTCTTGATGTTCCGATCGTCGAGCAGCTTCTTCATTTGCCCCATGGTGCCGTTCAGGTTTTCCAGCGCCGGCTTCATGTTGGCCGAGGCCGACTCGAGATTGGCCAGCGTCGCCGTCAGGTGCTGCCGGTTTTCTTCGCTCAACATTGCATTGGCATTGACCATCAGTTGCCGGGCCTGACGCAAGGTTGCCGCGCCGGTTTCGCCGAGTTCATCGAGCAAGGACGGAAGCATCGTGATATGCGGCGGCTTCTCGTCGTTAGGCTCCAGCGGTTCCATGTCCTTGCCGGTTTCCAGCAGCAGGATATGCGCCAGCCCGGTCACCCCTTGATAGTTCAGCCGGGCGATCGTACCGCGCGTCAGCGGCACGTCTTCATTGACCGAGATGGTCACCAGGATATTGCTGTAATCCTCGGGGTCGAGGCGAATATCGCTGACCTTGCCAACCCGGATACCGCGATAGCGAACCTGCGCCTGGGGGTTGAGGCCGCCAATGTTCTGCTTGGTGACGACGATGTAGTCATGTGTGTTGTCCTTGTCACCGCCCAGCCAGTAGATGGCGAGCAGCATCGCGGCGACGAGCAGCAGAGCAAAAAGTCCGGCGGCAAAAGCGTGCGACTTGTTTTCCATGGAGGGGTATTAAAGCAGTTTCCGGCGATCTGCGCCAAAAAAGCCGGTGACGAAAGGATGATCAACGGTCATCACCTCGTCTTTCGGGCCGAAGGCAATGATCTGGCCATCGGCCAGAACCGCCACGTGGCTGGCCAGTCCGGCCAGGGTATTGAGATCATGCGTGACCATGATGACGGTCAGGCCGAGCGCCTTCTGCAAGGCGCCAACCAGGTCGACGAAATTCTGGCTGCGATCCGGATCGAGGCCGGCCGTCGGTTCGTCGAGCAGCAGCAACTCCGGCTCCAGGGCCAGCGCCCGGGCCAGGGCAACGCGCTTGACCATGCCGCCGGAGAGTTCGGCCGGCATCAGCTTGCCGTGCTCCGGTTCCAATTCGACCATGGCCAGCTTGAGGTGCACCAGGCGACAGATCCAGTCCTCGTCGAGGCACCGCAGTTCGCGCAGCGGAAAAGCGATGTTGTCGAAAACCGAAAGGGCCGAAAACAGGGCACCTTGCTGAAACAACATGCCCAACCGGCGGCGTATGCTGCGCTGGAGAAATGCATCGCCATCGTTGAGATCGACACCGAACAGGCGGACGCAGCCGGCCGTCGGTCGGAGCAGCCCGAGCATCTCGCGCAGCAAAGTGGTCTTCCCGCTCCCCGAACCGCCCAGCAGACCGACGATCTGTCCGGTCTCGACGCGCAGATTCAGATCCCGGTGGATGGTCTG harbors:
- a CDS encoding FimV family protein, which produces MEITILGAGKQGLDANCFRLVQPEGGNDLPWLKKATFSLRKGNPPVLEIRSDVILREPILQLAVQLSCGHEVSREYMLLASPEKNVAAPPAIQRSLPDDVPSRTPRITPQTKAPRPAQPDVLESPPRLAPRRAERRSAPRGLPDRVMLSSGNEVGEPSLRLATDIFATPGGEAAEARRDILRLEFRMLMALNEQATSQLATAEKLRNMEDTLGELQQRAGEFAQRIEKGGASNESPVVADQTPVRPVPTDTSARPAKPSVAGRAETSAGLSEWSLYGVLLGALLGIGGWLGWKNYRERRQRLADEKRVPLAPKITSTAELDKESAGLGGVDLHFDMPTGSSPIQVDVELDGGEPSLLGHPAALSDTPVDATDSAAAIDVAPVDEHFEANPVMELADIMLSFGRVKGAAQALQEYIDNNPQEALQPWIRLMDVYRMAGMQDEFETVARNLNQNFNVEIQHWDPAQATPGLQVVDLLVDDSATVPVAPRPESLEQMPRIIGMICEMWPGGDVVGYLYQLLRDNRGGQRLGFALPVVEEILFLIELKETSNRIQ
- a CDS encoding energy-coupling factor ABC transporter permease encodes the protein MNLPDTLLGEEWYWAAWVVWLLFFARSVWRAPWGRLKDSEQLNLWLGMIVLLTLVWSLKAGVKPGLGFHLLGATVFTLSCGPHLAFIGLSLVTAGITLNGAGGPLAFAANALLLGGLGVAFSQGFYRFLSPLLPRHFFVYIFVNGFFGSALTIIGVGFSVTLFLAVAGVYEWEYLISEYFPYFFLLAFSEAWLSGMVMTLFVVYRPNWVITFDDSRYLADK
- a CDS encoding electron transfer flavoprotein subunit alpha/FixB family protein, coding for MTILVIAEHDQLSLKAATLNTVAAAVKIGGEVHVLVAGSACAGAAQQAAGLHGVAKVKVADAAHYQSQTAENLTALIIAQAAGYSHILAPATTFGKNLLPRVAALLDVAQISEITGVEAADTFVRPIYAGNALATVKSADPVKVITVRTTAFDAVASGHSAPVETISPAADTAQTQLTHRELTKSERPELGAAKIIVSGGRGLGSGENYHALLEPLADKLGAALGASRAAVDAGFVPNDYQVGQTGKIVAPQLYIAVGISGAIQHLAGMKESKVIVAINKDPDAPIFQVADYGLVGDLFEVVPQLVGAVG
- a CDS encoding electron transfer flavoprotein subunit beta/FixA family protein; the protein is MKILVPVKRVVDYNVKIRVKADGSGVDLANVKMSMNPFDEIAIEEAVRLKEAGIASEVIAVSCGVAACQETLRTAMAIGADRGILVETDVELQPLAVAKLLKALCDKEQPQLVICGKQAIDDDANQTGQMLAALQNWPQATFASKVVIADGQATVTREIDGGLETLAISLPAVVSTDLRLNEPRYATLPNIMKAKKKPLDTVKPADLGVDVAPRLTTLKVAEPAKRSAGVKVADVAELVNKLRNEAKVI
- a CDS encoding TetR/AcrR family transcriptional regulator; this encodes MENKTVNSSLKSTLPRTRGRAQSPRTQLDPDRWIEEAIEVLARDGIAGLRVEVLAKRCGVTKGSFYWHFKDRQSLLDAVLEHWKAGRIFDIEKTTAVAPGKERDQLHYAIEVYGASRNRKGMAIELAVRDWARHDAQAAAVVESVDLYRLECTRKLFVAAGMSDAEAKSRSLLLYACVFGLSLMHYSHFDDNLANLKQRIAERIISD
- a CDS encoding ABC-type transport auxiliary lipoprotein family protein — translated: MSRLVLILIFVSLSACFTSGKRGTEKGLAIYDLGPPAASRLADERKMPLAVEVRAPLWMDSLGVNYRLVYADASRLHEYSRVRWAGPPAQLIQQHLMQQLDLSPTGQARSRCVLRVEISEFTQVFVSPGSSKGVLRGHVHWLDQARHQLAEVNLDIEKAANSQDSHGGIGALRATVEQLAVDLQAWEKQLAASGKAGSCSG
- a CDS encoding MlaD family protein, whose translation is MENKSHAFAAGLFALLLVAAMLLAIYWLGGDKDNTHDYIVVTKQNIGGLNPQAQVRYRGIRVGKVSDIRLDPEDYSNILVTISVNEDVPLTRGTIARLNYQGVTGLAHILLLETGKDMEPLEPNDEKPPHITMLPSLLDELGETGAATLRQARQLMVNANAMLSEENRQHLTATLANLESASANMKPALENLNGTMGQMKKLLDDRNIKSISVAAGEVGPLLAETRLLIGKMQAATDKLDVAIGDPSATGASALMPRLNEMATDFSMTSRQLSRVLRILEDTPQGLVFGAPALPPGPGEPGFQTGGAK
- a CDS encoding ABC transporter ATP-binding protein, with the translated sequence MSEPAVVELAGVSTVFGTQTIHRDLNLRVETGQIVGLLGGSGSGKTTLLREMLGLLRPTAGCVRLFGVDLNDGDAFLQRSIRRRLGMLFQQGALFSALSVFDNIAFPLRELRCLDEDWICRLVHLKLAMVELEPEHGKLMPAELSGGMVKRVALARALALEPELLLLDEPTAGLDPDRSQNFVDLVGALQKALGLTVIMVTHDLNTLAGLASHVAVLADGQIIAFGPKDEVMTVDHPFVTGFFGADRRKLL